GGAAGGTGGGGATGACGTCAAATCATCATGCCCCTTATGTCTAGGGCTGCAAACATGCTACAATGGCCGGTACAAAGGGCTGCGATACCGCGAGGTGGAGCGAATCCCAAAAAGCCGGTCTCAGTTCGGATTGGGGTCTGCAACTCGACCCCATGAAGTTGGAGTCGCTAGTAATCGCAGATCAGCAACGCTGCGGTGAATACGTTCCCGGGCCTTGTACACACCGCCCGTCACGTCACGAAAGTCGGTAACGCCCGAAGCCGGTGGCCCAACCCCTTGTGGGAGGGAGCCGTCGAAGGCGGGATCGGCGATTGGGACGAAGTCGTAACAAGGTAGCCGTACCGGAAGGTGCGGCTGGATCACCTCCTTTCTAAGGAGCACTGGCCGCCACACTCGTTGTGGTGGTCCAGAGCCGTGCACGGGCCGTGAGGTCCCCGCATTCTGTGGGGGTCCTGGTGTTCGTGACGGAGCTCAAGGGTGGAACACTGACCAGTTCGGTTGATGATGGTCATCGGCCCCTAGTACAGCTGCCTTCGGGTGGTGGGAACGGGGATGGTGGCGGTCGGAGGCCGTAGGCACGCTGTTGGGTCCTGAGGGAGCGGACCTTGCGCCGGTAGGCGCGGGGGAGGCGATCTCGTGGGGGACCAGCCGTCCGTCACACCGCCGCAGCGATGCGGGTCTGGTGGCGGTATGGGGTTGGTCGACTCTCCGTACTTTGAGAACTGCACAGTGGACGCGAGCATCTTGTAGGAAACAATGACTCCTGCACCGTGACCGTGAAGCACGTATCGCTTTCGGGTGGTCGTGTGGATGGCCGGGATGTGGGTTTGTGTGTGTTCAAGTTAGTAAGGGCACACGGTGGATGCCTTGGCACCAGGAGCCGATGAAGGACGTAGGAGGCTGCGATAAGCCTCGGGGAGCTGTCAACCGAGCGTTGATCCGAGGATTTCCGAATGGGGGAACCCCGCACCAGTCATGTGGTGTGACCCTCGCCTGAACACATAGGGCGAGTGGAGGGAACGTGGGGAAGTGAAACATCTCAGTACCCACAGGAAGAGAAAACAACCGTGATTCCGTGAGTAGTGGCGAGCGAAAGCGGATGAGGCTAAACCAGTCACATGTGACAGCCGGCAGGCGTTGTGTGGTTGGGGTCGTGGGACGTTCTTAGATCTTCTGCCGAAGGTCTGGAGAGTCAGAAAAGTGTGTTGTTAGTGGAAGGCCTCTGGAAGGGGTCGCCATAGAGGGTGAGAGCCCCGTACACGAAAACGCGCACTCTCTCTTGAGCTCATCCCAAGTAGCACCGGGCCCGTGAAATCCGGTGTGAATCTGGCGGGACCACCCGCTAAGCCTAAATACTCCCTGGTGACCGATAGCGGACAAGTACCGTGAGGGAAAGGTGAAAAGTACCCCGGGAGGGGAGTGAAATAGTACCTGAAACCGTGTGCCTACAAGCCGTGGGAGCCTTATGCGTTTTCGGACGTGGGGGTGACTGCGTGCCTTTTGAAGAATGAGCCTGCGAGTTAGCGGTACGTGGCGAGGTTAACCCGTGTGGGGTAGCCGTAGCGAAAGCGAGTCCGAACAGGGCGTTTGAGTCGCGTGCTCTAGACCCGAAGCCGAGTGATCTACCCATGGCCAGGTTGAAGCGCGGGTAAGACCGCGTGGAGGACCGAACCCACTTCAGTTGAAAATGGAGGGGATGAGCTGTGGGTAGGGGTGAAAGGCCAATCAAACTCGGTGATAGCTGGTTCTCCCCGAAATGCATTTAGGTGCAGCGTCACGTGTTTCTTGCCGGAGGTAGAGCACTGGATGGTCTAGGGGCCCCACAAGGTTACTGAAATCAACCAAACTCCGAATGCCGGTAAGTGAGAGCGTGGCAGTGAGACTGCGGGCGATAAGGTTCGTAGTCGAGAGGGAAACAGCCCAGATCAACAGCTAAGGCCCCTAAGCGTGTGCTAAGTGGAAAAGGATGTGGAGTCGCAGAGACAACCAGGAGGTTGGCTTAGAAGCAGCCACCCTTGAAAGAGTGCGTAATAGCTCACTGGTCAAGTGATTCCGCGCCGACAATGTAGCGGGGCTCAAGCACACCGCCGAAGCTTTGGCATTCATGCAATAGCCTGCCTTTCGATCAAGGTCGTTGGGCCAGGTGTGTGGATGGGTAGGGGAGCGTCGTGTGGCGGTGGAAGCGGCGGAGTGATCCAGCCGTGGACGCCACACGAGTGAGAATGCAGGCATGAGTAGCGAAAGGGGAGTGAGAAACTCCCCCGCCGGATGACCAAGGGTTCCTGGGCCAGGCTAATCCGCCCAGGGTGAGTCGGGACCTAAGGCGAGGCCGACAGGCGTAGTCGATGGACAACGGGTTGATATTCCCGTACCCGCGAAAGAGCGTCCATGCTGAGCTCAGCGATGCTAACCACCTGAAGCCCCGTGATGGCTTCCCTTCGGGGGAGTCGCGTGTGGGTGGAACGTGGGACCCGGACTGGTAGTAGGCAAGCGATGGGGTGACGCAGGAAGGTAGTCCTACCGGTGAGTGGTAGTACCGGTGCAAGGGTGTGGCCCGTTCGATAGGCAAATCCGTCGAACACACAGGGTGAGACCTGACGCATAGCCGAATGAGGCGAATTGGATGATCCTATGCTGCCGAGAAAAGCCTCTAGCGAGCTCTGAGCGGCCCGTACCCCAAACCAACTCAGGTGGTCAGGTAGAGAATACCAAGGCGATCGAGCGAACTGTGGTTAAGGAACTCGGCAAAATGCCCCCGTAACTTCGGGAGAAGGGGGGCCATTGTCTGTCAACCGACTAGCTCGGGGCAGCAGATGGTGGCCGCAGAGACCAGTGAGAAGCGACTGTTTACTAAAAACACAGGTCCGTGCGAAGTCGAAAGACGATGTATACGGACTGACGCCTGCCCGGTGCTGGAACGTTAAGGGGACGGGTTAGCTTTACGGCGAAGCTCAGAACTCAAGCGCCAGTAAACGGCGGTGGTAACTATAACCATCCTAAGGTAGCGAAATTCCTTGTCGGGTAAGTTCCGACCTGCACGAATGGCGTAACGACTTCTCAGCTGTCTCAACCACAGGCTCGGCGAAATTGCACTACGAGTAAAGATGCTCGTTACGCGCGGCAGGACGGAAAGACCCCGGGACCTTCACTACAGCTTGATATTGGTGTTCGGTTCGGTTTGTGTAGGATAGGTGGGAGACTGTGAAGCGGGCACGCCAGTGTTCGTGGAGTCGTCGTTGAAATACCACTCTGGTCGAATTGGATGTCTAACCTCGGTCCGTGATCCGGATCAGGGACAGTGTCAGGTGGGTAGTTTAACTGGGGCGGTTGCCTCCCAAAATGTAACGGAGGCGCCCAAAGGTTCCCTCAGCCTGGTTGGCAATCAGGTGTTGAGTGCAAGTGCACAAGGGAGCTTGACTGTGAGACCGACGGGTCGAGCAGGAGCGAAAGCTGGGACTAGTGACCCGGCACCGGCATGTGGAAGCGGTGTCGCTCAACGGATAAAAGGTACCCCGGGGATAACAGGCTGATCTTCCCCAAGAGTCCATATCGACGGGATGGTTTGGCACCTCGATGTCGGCTCGTCGCATCCTGGGGCTGGAGTAGGTCCCAAGGGTTGGGCTGTTCGCCCATTAAAGCGGCACGCGAGCTGGGTTTAGAACGTCGTGAGACAGTTCGGTCCCTATCCGCCGTGCGCGTAAGAGACTTGAGAAGAGCTGTCCCTAGTACGAGAGGACCGGGACGGACGAACCTCTGGTGTGCCAGTTGTTCCGCCAGGAGCACTGCTGGTTGGCTACGTTCGGCAGGGATAACCGCTGAAAGCATCTAAGCGGGAAGCTCGCTTCGAGATGAGGTCTCTCACCGGGTCAACCGGGTAAGGCCCCCGCCCAGACCAGCGGGTTGATAGGCCGGAAGTGGAAGCACAGCAATGTGTGGAGCTGACCGGTACTAATAGGCCGAGGGCTTGACCAACACACCTTGCATTGATTGATCTACTGTCTCGCGTCCACTGTGCGGTTCTGAAAGTGCGGAACCCATGGTTCCACCACCCCCCTGTCTTGACCGGATGGGTGTGGGTGGAGACTTTCACAGCGTTACGGCGGTCATGGCGAGAGGGAAACGCCCGGTCTCATTCCGAACCCGGAAGCTAAGCCTCTCAGCGCCGATGGTACTGCCCGGGGGACTGGGTGGGAGAGTAGGACGCCGCCGGACATCATTCCGAGAAGGGGGTCAGAGCACAGCTCTGGCCCCCTTCTCGCTTTTGTGTTTTCAGCAGGTCCCGAGCACTGAACCAGTGGCACACGCCCTGGTGCACCGATGAGCGATGAGGTATCGACACACCATGACTTCCCCCCGACGCGGCAACAGCGGATCCGATCGCGGCGGTGCCCCCCGCGGGGGTGCCGGCGGTGGACGCGGCAACGCAGGTCGGCCCACCGGTGGGGGAGCCGGCCGCCCGGGTCGCCCGGCGGGGCACCGAGGACAGTCCGGCGGCCAGGGCAGACCGACCGGCGGCGGGTCGTCACGTGACGATCGTGGCGGCCAGGGCGGGCGTCCCTCCGGCGACCGCCCGCAGTACCAGGACCGTCGTCCTTCCGGAGGCGACGACCGTCCCCGGGGTGACTGGCAGGACCGTCGTCCCTCCTCCGGTGGTCGTCCCTCCGGCGGCGGACGTCCGCAGTCCGGCGGTGGCCGGCCGTCCGGTGGCGGTCGTCCCGGTGGGGACCGCCCGCAGTGGCAGGACCGCCGTCCGGCCGGACCGCGCGACGCTCGCAACGGTGCGGACCGTCCGGTCTACGACCGCCCTGACCGGGTCCGCCGTCCCGAGGGTGACCGACCGCAGGGCCAGGACCGCCGTCCCGGTGGCGGGCGCCCCTCCGGCGACCGTCCGCAGTGGCAGGACCGCCGTCCGGCCGAGCCCCGGTCCGAGCAGCGTCCCCCGGGCGCCCGTGAGCGGGAGCGCCTCCAGGGTGGGTGGCAGCCCCGGTACGCCGGTGGCTCGGCTCGGCCGCGAGTGGGGGACGACCAGGACCGACGTCCCTCCGGTGACCGTCCCGACCGGGGTGGCCGGCCTTCTGGTGACCGTCTGGCGTGGCAGGACCGTCGTCCGTCCGGTGACCGCCCGCAGGGTGGCGGTCGCCCTTCGGGTGATCGTCCGGCGTGGCAGGACCGTCGTCCGTCCGGTGACCGCCCCCAGGGCGGCGGCCGCCCCTCCGGTGACCGTCCCGCGTGGCAGGACCGTCGCTCGCCCGGTGACCGCCCCCAGGGTGGCGGCCGCCCCTCGGGTGACCGGCCGCAGGATGGCGGTCGCCCTTCCGGTGATCGTGCGGGCTGGCAGGACCGCCGCCCGTCCGGCGATCGCCCGCAGGGTGGTGGCCGCCCCTCCGGTGACCGTCCCGCGTGGCAGGACCGTCGACCGACCGGTGACCGCCCCCAGGGCGGTGGCCGCCCCTCGGGTGACCGGCCGGCGTGGCAGGACCGCCGGCCCTCCGGGGATCGCCCCCAGGGCGGCGGCCGTTTCTCCGGTGACCGGCCGCAGGGCGGTGGCCGCCCGGATCGTGGGGGGCGACCCTCGGGTGACCGGCCGGCGTGGCAGGGCCGTCGTCCCTCCGGTGGGGAGCGCGGCGGGGACAGTGGCTTCGCCGACCGTCGACCCGCGGGACCCCCCATCCCCGAGTGGGCCGACCCCCGCCAGCTCGACGGCAGCGTGAAGCAGGCTCTGCGCAGCCTGGACTCACGCAACGCCGATGTCGTCGGACAGCACCTGGTGGCCGCCGGCGGTCTGCTGGACGAGGACCCCGAGACCGCCCTGGCGCACGCCCGCGCAGCCCGGGACCGGGCCTCCCGCATCGCCGCCGTCCGTGAGGCCGTGGGCGTGGCCGCCTACCACGCCGGTGACTTCGGCGAGGCTGCTCGCGAGCTGCGCGCGTACCGGCGGATGAGCGGTGACGAGTCCTACCGGGCGGTCCTCGCCGACTGCGAGCGCGCCCTCGGCCGGCCCGAGATCGCGCTGCGGATCGTCTCCGACGCCCTCGCCGCCGGCGTCGACGCCGAGGAGACCGTCGAGCTGCAGCTGGTCGAGGCCGGTGCCCGGCAGGACCTCGACGAGCTCCCTGCCGCTGCTCTCGTGCTCGAAGGCGCACTGGGCGGGCGGCCGACGCCCGAGCAGCTGTCCCGGGGCGACCTGGGCCAGCTCCGGCTGGCCACCGCCTACGCCGACCTGCTGGTCGCCCGCGGTGACGCGGAGCTGGCCGACCAGTGGTTCGCCGCGATCATCGCCGCCGACCCCGACGACGAGACCGGCGTGGCCGAGCGCTTCGACGGCATCGAGTTCGACGAGGACGACGACGAGGAGGACGTCGACGCTGCCGACGACGTCGCGGACGAGACCGACGGCGATGGGGACGACGACCTCCAGGACACCGAGGTGGCCGAGTCGGTCGACGAGGCACCCACGTCCGAGGCCACTCCCGACGCCGACGCCGACGAGGCCACGGACGACCTCGGCGAGCTGGCCGGTGACGGCATGGCCGAGGACCCCGACGTGGGCCCCGGCTACGACCCCGACGAGGACGACATCGAGGCCGAGGTCGCCGAGCTGCTGGGCGAGATCCCGGCGCCCGGGTTCTCCGACGAGCAGACCGCCGCGCCCGTCGTCCCCCCGGTGACCCGGCCGGCCGCCGGCACCACGGGGCTGTTCTCCGCCGCCGACGAGCAGGACCGTCCGACAGACTGACCCCGGCTGTCCACAACCACCGGGCCCGTCCACAGATCGTGGGCGGGCCTGGTGCGTGGGGGACCCGGTGGACAGGCTCCTGTCATGAGCCTGTCCCTGATCGACCGCAACGACGTCGTCCTGCGTGGGCGGCTCGCCGCCCCGGTCGAGCTGCGTGAGCTGCCCAGCGGCGACACGCTGCTCTCCTTCACGCTGACCGTCCGCCGACCCGCACCCCGCCCGCGCGCTCCCCGGGCCGACACGATCACCTGCATCAGCTTCACGGAGTCGCTGGTGGCCCGGGCCCCGGGGTGGAAGGTCGACGACGTGATCGAGGTGGAGGGCGCCCTGCAGCGCCGGTTCTGGCGCGGCGAGTCCGGTGTCCGCGTGGCCCACGAGGTCGAGTGCCGCAAGGCCCGGAAGGTCCGGACCCCGGCCCGGCCGGCCGAGGCGGAGACGGCCTGACCCGGTGGCGGCCTGCTCAGTCGGGGGCGCCCCGGTGCGGTCGGAACACCAGCCCGGTGCGGGGCTTGGGCACGAAGAGCGTGCTCTTGCGCGGCATCCGGGCGCCGGCCCTGGCCACGGCGGCGACGTCGCCGGGCGAGGGCGAACGGAGCAGCACGGCCACCCCGCCGGTGTCCCGGGCGCGGGTCAGCGCCTCGTCGACGTCGTGCGCGATGAGCACCGACCGGGGGTCAGCCGGGTCGCGCCCCCACGCGCCGCGCACCAGCCCGTGGTGGGCCAGCACCACGTCCAGCGACCGCCACGCCGCCGGGGCCTCCCCAGGCACCCGGGCGCGCACCTCGGCGGAGGGGTCGCCCACCTGCAGCAACCGGGTGCCGTCGGTCAGCAGGAAGCACCCGCACTCGGGACGGTCGACCCACGCGCGGGCGGTGGCCTCCGGGGTGGACGTCGACACGGGGGTGACCGTGAAGCCGGAGCGGGCGAGCTCGGCGGCGGTGTCCAGGTCCAGGTCGGGCACCACGCGGTGGATGGCACGCACCCGCAGGCCGCCCCAGCCGGTCGGGGTCATCAGGGCCAGGACGGCACCGGACCCCGCTGCGCCCGTCGCGGCGTGCGCCCGGGCGGCGGCGAACCGGTGGTGCCCGTCGGCGATGTAGGCACCGGTCCGGGCGAACCCGGCCGACAGGCGGTCCATTGCGGCAGGGTCGGTGACCCGCCACAGCTCGTGGGTCACGCCGTCGACGTCGGCGACCGTGGCGTCCGCCGTCCCGCGGCCGAGCTCCTCGGTCACCGCGGCGACGTCGGTGTCCCGGTCGTGGGAGAGCACGATCGGCTCGAGGTCGGTCCGGGTGGCGTCCAGCAGCAGGCGGCGGCCCTCCACGGCGGGCGGCCAGACGTCCTCGTGCGGCAGCACTGCGGCCGATCCCGGCGGGGGCAGGGTCACCGCTCCCAGCCATCCGGTGGTGACCTCGTCGCCCGGGCCGCTCATCCGGTACAGCCAGAAGGCGGGCGTGGCGTCGTCGACCAGCACCCCCTCCTCCTGCCACCGCGTCCAGGTGAGCGCGGCCTGGGTGGCCGACAGCTGGTCCCGGGCCGCCCGGGAGGCGGGGGGCGGACCGTCCAGCTCCGGGAGGATCAGCCGGACGACGTTGTGCGGGTCGGCCGCGGCGAGTCGGGCGCGGCCCTCGGCGCTGACCAGGTCGTAGGCAGGGGAGCTGACCCGGGCGAGGTGGTCGGGGTCGTGCACCGCGTAGGTCGTGGCCCGGAACGGCCGCACCTCGAGGGTGTCCGTCGCGGCGGGCGGTTCGTCGTCCGCGGGGGAGGGGGCCACCGGTCGATCGTAGGAGCCGGGCGGCGGGCCGCCCCGGGCCTGTGGTCACATCAGCGCGTGACCGTCGACCACCCCGAGGTGCCGCTGCTTGCCCGCGGCGCCGAGCAGCCCCCCACCCAGACCCACGACGTCGCGTTGCTCGACCTGGACGGCGTCGTCTACGTCGGTCCCGACGCCGTGCCCGGGGTGCCCGCGGCGCTGCAGTCGGCCCGGGACGCCGGCATGCAGCTGGGCTTCGTCACCAACAACGCCGCCCGCACCCCGGCCGAGGTGGCCACCCACCTCACCGAGCTCGGGGTGCCCGCCGAGCCGGCCGACGTCATCACCAGCTCACAGGCCGCCGCCACCGTGGTGGCCGAGCGCTTCGGTGCGGGCGCGAGCGTCCTCCCGGTCGGCGGGCCCGGCGTCGCGGCCGCGCTCCGGGAGGCCGGTCTCGAGGTCGTGGACGCAGCCGGGCAGTCGCCGGTCGCGGTGGTGCAGGGCTACGGCCGGGACGTCGGCTGGGTCCAGCTGTCCGAGGCCGTGGTGGCGGTTCGCGGTGGGGCCACCCACGTCGCCACCAACACCGACGCCACCATCCCCTCGCCCCGCGGCGTGCTGCCTGGCAACGGCGCACTCGTCGGGGTGGTCAGCGCGGTGACCGGGCAGCAGCCGCTGGTCACCGGGAAGCCCGACCCGGCCATGCACGCCGAGTGCGTCCGGCGGACCGGGGCGCGCAGCCCGCTGGTGGTCGGCGATCGGCTGGACACCGACATCGAGGGTGGCCGTCGTGCCGGGGCGCCCAGCCTGCTCGTCTTCTCCGGGGTCACCACGCCGACCTCGCTGCTGGCCGCGGGCCCGGAGCACCGCCCCGACCTGATCGCCGACGACGTCGCCGGACTGGGGCGCGCCCACCCCTCCGTGGTGCAGGACGGCGAGGGCTGGCGCTGCGGTGCCTGGACGGCCACGGCGGGTGCCGAGGAGTCCCTGGCCCTCACCGTCACGGGGGACACCGCCGACGACGACGGGCTCGACGGGCTGCGCGCGCTGTGCGTGGCGCACTGGGCCCGGCACCGGCACGACGGTGCCGCTCCGACCGTGCAGCCGGGGCAGGGCGCGGTGTCCGAGGCGCTGACCCGCTGGGGGCTGGCGGGGTGAGCCGCCGCGCGGGTCAGAGCAGGGAGCGCAGCCGGAGCATGTCGCGGAGCCCCGCCTCGAGCTTGACCCGCCCGGTCGCCCACGCCGAGGCGAAGGTCAGGTCGCCGTCAGTGAGGTCCAGCAGGTCGTCGGACGTCATGGTCAGCCGGATGTCGGCCTTGGGCAGGTCCGGGGCGTCCGGCACGGCCTCCATGTCGTGCGCGTGCCCGTTGGCCAACCGACCCCGGACGACCTGCTCCAGGTCGGTCAACCGGCAGGAGACGGTCCGGTCCAGGCCCTGGGCGGCCGGCTTGGCGGCCAGCGTGGACACGAAGCCCTCCAGGGCGGTCATGCACTGCTCGAGCGTGGCCACGGGCGGGGTCTCCTCAGCGGGTCGACGAGGTGTCGCGGTGCACCGGGGCGGGGGCGCCCCGGGCTGCGGGGACGCTACCGCGAGCCCCTCCGGCACCCGGGGGCCCGCGGTCACGGCCGGTAACCTGCAGGGGTCGGCACCCGCTCCGGCAGCACCCCCCGACCAGCCGTCCCGTCGCGAGGAGGAGAGCCCGGTGACCGAGACCTCCCGGCCCGTCCCGGGGCCCCCGCGCCCGACGCCCGCTCCGGTGGACGGGGCCCCCGACCTGGCCGCCCGCCTCGCCGGTCTCCCGGTCGCCGAGCACGCCGCGGAGTTCGAGCTCGCGCACGCCCACCTGCAGCGGCGGCTCGCCACGATCGACCAGCTGTGAACCCGGTCGCGACACCGGGGTGCCGCTGATGGCCCGGCGTGCCCGGCTGGACGCCGAGCTGGTCCGTCGCTCGCTGGCCCGCTCGCGCGAGCACGCCCAGGCCCTGATCGCCGACGGCCGCGTCACGGTCTCCGGCCAGACCGCCACGAAGGCCGCGACGGGGGTGGAGGCGGGCACCCCGGTCGTCGTCCGCACCGACCCTGACGAGCCCAGCTGGGTCTCCCGCGGTGCGCACAAGCTCATCGGCGCGCTCGACGCGTTCGGGGTCGACCTGACCGGCACCCGGGTGCTCGACGCCGGCGCCTCGACCGGTGGGTTCACCGAGGTCTCGCTCAGCCGGGGCGCGCGCCAGGTCGTGGCGGTCGACGTCGGCTACGGGGAACTGGCCTGGTCGCTGCGCACCGACGAGCGGGTGGTGGTCCACGAGCGCACCAACGTCCGGACGCTGACCCCCGAGGCGATCGACGGGCCGGTCGACGTCGTGGTCGCCGACCTGTCCTTCATCTCCCTGCGACTGGTGCTGCCCGCGCTGACCGCCTGCACCGATCCGACAGGAGAGCTCCTGCCGATGGTCAAGCCGCAGTTCGAGGTGGGTCGCGAACGGCTGGGCACCGGCGGCGTGGTGCGCGACCCGGAGCACCGGGCCGACGCCGTGCTCACCGTGGCCACCGCAGCGGCCGCCCTCGGGTGGGGCACCGCCGGTGTCGTGGCCAGCCCGCTGCCCGGCCCCGCCGGCAACGTCGAGTTCTTCCTCCGGCTGCGGCGCGACGCCGCGCCGCCGGACCCCGCAGCCGTCCACCGAGCCGTCCAGGAGGGCCCCCAGTGAGCACCGACAGCAGCCCCCAGCCCCCCACCACCGCCTGCGCACCGGCCGCCGACGGGGTGCGCCGCGTCCTGCTCGCGGTGCACACCGGTCGCGCCGACATCATCGACCTGGCCCGCACGGCCGCCGCCCGCCTCACCAGGGCCGGGCTGGTCGTGCGGGTGCTCGACGACGAGGCCGCCGACCTGGCCATCGAGGGCGCCGAGGTGGTCCCCTTCGGCCCCACCGCCGCCGAGGGCGCCGAGGTCGTGCTGGTGATGGGCGGCGACGGCACCTTCCTGCGCGCCGCCGAGCTGGCCCGGGCCACCGACGCGGCGCTGACCGGGGTGAACCTGGGCCGGGTCGGGTTCCTCGCCGAGACCGAGCCGGAGACCGTCGAGGAGACCCTCCTGGCGATCGAGCAGTGCGCGTACTCCGTGGAGGAGCGGCTCACCCTCGAGGTCGCGGTCTTCGACGCCGACGGGGAGCAGACCGGCGGCACCTGGGCCCTGAACGAGGCCTCGGTGGAGAAGGTCGAGCGGTCCCGGGTGCTCGACGTGGTGCTGGCCATCGACGGCCGCCCGCTGACCAGCTTCGGCTGCGACGGTGTGCTCGCGGCCACCCCCACCGGGTCCACCGCCTACGCCTTCTCCGCCGGCGGTCCGGTCGTGTGGCCCGACGTCGAGGCCATCCTCGTGGTGCCCACCAACGCGCACGCGCTCTTCGCCCGGCCCCTGGTCACCTCCCCGGCGTCGGTGCTGACCGTCGCGATCCCGGCCGACGGCACCCGCGCCCGGGTGTCCGCGGACGGTCGCCGGACGGTGGAGATCCCGGTCGGTGGCCGGGTCGACGTCCGGCGCTCGGACCGCCCGGTGCGGATCGCCCGCGTGCAGCCGCGCAGCTTCGGCGACCGGCTGGTCGCCAAGTTCGGCCTGCCGGTGCGTGGGTTCCGCGACGCCCGCACCGCCGGGCACGCCGGCCCGGGGCACGAACTGGCCCCGACCCGGCGCAACGTCCTGCTGCGGGACGACACCGCGGAGAGCGGGGAGGTCGAC
This sequence is a window from Geodermatophilaceae bacterium NBWT11. Protein-coding genes within it:
- a CDS encoding TlyA family RNA methyltransferase, producing MARRARLDAELVRRSLARSREHAQALIADGRVTVSGQTATKAATGVEAGTPVVVRTDPDEPSWVSRGAHKLIGALDAFGVDLTGTRVLDAGASTGGFTEVSLSRGARQVVAVDVGYGELAWSLRTDERVVVHERTNVRTLTPEAIDGPVDVVVADLSFISLRLVLPALTACTDPTGELLPMVKPQFEVGRERLGTGGVVRDPEHRADAVLTVATAAAALGWGTAGVVASPLPGPAGNVEFFLRLRRDAAPPDPAAVHRAVQEGPQ
- a CDS encoding DUF1015 domain-containing protein, coding for MAPSPADDEPPAATDTLEVRPFRATTYAVHDPDHLARVSSPAYDLVSAEGRARLAAADPHNVVRLILPELDGPPPASRAARDQLSATQAALTWTRWQEEGVLVDDATPAFWLYRMSGPGDEVTTGWLGAVTLPPPGSAAVLPHEDVWPPAVEGRRLLLDATRTDLEPIVLSHDRDTDVAAVTEELGRGTADATVADVDGVTHELWRVTDPAAMDRLSAGFARTGAYIADGHHRFAAARAHAATGAAGSGAVLALMTPTGWGGLRVRAIHRVVPDLDLDTAAELARSGFTVTPVSTSTPEATARAWVDRPECGCFLLTDGTRLLQVGDPSAEVRARVPGEAPAAWRSLDVVLAHHGLVRGAWGRDPADPRSVLIAHDVDEALTRARDTGGVAVLLRSPSPGDVAAVARAGARMPRKSTLFVPKPRTGLVFRPHRGAPD
- a CDS encoding HAD-IIA family hydrolase, coding for MPLLARGAEQPPTQTHDVALLDLDGVVYVGPDAVPGVPAALQSARDAGMQLGFVTNNAARTPAEVATHLTELGVPAEPADVITSSQAAATVVAERFGAGASVLPVGGPGVAAALREAGLEVVDAAGQSPVAVVQGYGRDVGWVQLSEAVVAVRGGATHVATNTDATIPSPRGVLPGNGALVGVVSAVTGQQPLVTGKPDPAMHAECVRRTGARSPLVVGDRLDTDIEGGRRAGAPSLLVFSGVTTPTSLLAAGPEHRPDLIADDVAGLGRAHPSVVQDGEGWRCGAWTATAGAEESLALTVTGDTADDDGLDGLRALCVAHWARHRHDGAAPTVQPGQGAVSEALTRWGLAG
- a CDS encoding sterol-binding protein, which codes for MATLEQCMTALEGFVSTLAAKPAAQGLDRTVSCRLTDLEQVVRGRLANGHAHDMEAVPDAPDLPKADIRLTMTSDDLLDLTDGDLTFASAWATGRVKLEAGLRDMLRLRSLL
- a CDS encoding single-stranded DNA-binding protein; this encodes MSLSLIDRNDVVLRGRLAAPVELRELPSGDTLLSFTLTVRRPAPRPRAPRADTITCISFTESLVARAPGWKVDDVIEVEGALQRRFWRGESGVRVAHEVECRKARKVRTPARPAEAETA
- a CDS encoding NAD kinase, whose amino-acid sequence is MSTDSSPQPPTTACAPAADGVRRVLLAVHTGRADIIDLARTAAARLTRAGLVVRVLDDEAADLAIEGAEVVPFGPTAAEGAEVVLVMGGDGTFLRAAELARATDAALTGVNLGRVGFLAETEPETVEETLLAIEQCAYSVEERLTLEVAVFDADGEQTGGTWALNEASVEKVERSRVLDVVLAIDGRPLTSFGCDGVLAATPTGSTAYAFSAGGPVVWPDVEAILVVPTNAHALFARPLVTSPASVLTVAIPADGTRARVSADGRRTVEIPVGGRVDVRRSDRPVRIARVQPRSFGDRLVAKFGLPVRGFRDARTAGHAGPGHELAPTRRNVLLRDDTAESGEVDRGTA